A DNA window from Denticeps clupeoides unplaced genomic scaffold, fDenClu1.1, whole genome shotgun sequence contains the following coding sequences:
- the LOC114771698 gene encoding claspin-like isoform X8 has product MSLLAQQLQGAELPAEVPTAPGSDSDSGMGSPVEEAAAQITRVSQETQESDDDEEEVTVSRKSCCRKALPDSDSEGEVEAAGMAEALVLSASSSEEKDGHEDGEASKKPKKRICRVAPDSESDESEEKKKGDGKRKKSQRRKEKEKQTKSRRRKKERQEVSSPPKPLNDSGCLLADHDLYDAEEVPDLEGQEESLDGVRASVKQKAQQYKLHMDEEDGGEEEAPMQRKERKAARASKEAIKQLHSESQRLIRESAVGLPYHMPEPKSINDFFKKRARPEGPAMALLKSSRYKPRLLEAAAPLVPDPVQTEGFQEPVVNPEPQGTAESVSNSQNREALVTTSCTEQEAQAQLPTGSPEEPGPLTAQVQPARSVAAGESGSPASLECPVQPTDSTEAAETGFKPADAPMRGVRTRKDKLARLRELGLEPPPVAKLPSGNGTFVELEAPKNNPALEALKDRFLRHVQPAPRPKGERSLQLTVVRKDSAPSGQEELLAESITFTVPEVGDEPVHTKPGEKLTFLKSRLQQAMAVRRQEERTRRAALDRLDNEDCEQDEEEEEEEQMTESEEEEGVDELLGDCGEDAGARSPSPLPRDTDGTLLLFAGSSCSRMGSDGSKKAGAGGQDGDGKMDEDDCLSLTKDSSHNSSFELVGSMIPSYQPIGRAGGRGVSTSVFRSPSPCLFRPSFLGSASKVRSSHTNTPSFRKPAIYIQNAFVQSSGKLSEPSICLPVEDSQDLYAQPSPTDAGPLGGGSQGPFSLEEDTHSQLLDADGFLNVGPRGGHARSHKRQLLLDSLDENAMDGNMGELLALCSGGFASGGAALQSSSQPGDMDELLGLCSGAFTTPAAREAPEKEPEAGGGSEAGPDMDQLLALCSGKFPSPDDDPSPPSAFSPAPREEPVSRKENPEEEEEEEDCEFRLLSDVDSLSAQEDDQGDEDSEDEEMQAVFGRPGGQKKKKMRLAEFVESEAELSGSEAGSEDDDEDDEGGSEYEEEELQEELPSDEELQDQVNKIHMKQVLDDDKRRLRIYQERYLADGDLHSDGPGRARRFRWRNIDHGVDVDRTGDDGEEDEEDDVDQAELQRRRERLEREQWLREQGRKGDQVDEEEDKSGDEDSQFMRLAKKLSTRMLQRRGEPSSQRSSPCVVQFGSNVLMAAPEPAAPFQEKKVPPPNPFQMPFQPPVVKRGSLLSRPRAVLQKLASISDGNPCAPRNTRGFLFHTLSPDKQAPSTEATNKQAKRARAECPGPAAKRPCPAGPQRSIFSYLES; this is encoded by the exons ATGAGCCTTCTTGCCCAACAGCTG CAGGGGGCGGAGCTTCCCGCTGAGGTCCCGACAGCACCAGGGAGCGACTCGGACAGTGGGATGGGTTCTCCAGTGGAGGAAGCAGCTGCTCAAATCACCAGGGTCTCACAGGAGACACAAG AATCCGacgatgatgaggaggaggtgacAGTGAGTCGCAAGTCTTGCTGCCGGAAGGCCCTGCCAGACAGCGACAGTGAAGGGGAGGTGGAAGCAGCTGGCATGGCAGAAGCTCTTGTGTTGTCGGCCTCCAGTTCGGAGGAGAAAGACGGACACGAGGATGGAGAGGCGTCTAAGAAGCCCAAGAAGCGAATATGCCGCGTCGCTCCAGACAGTGAAAGCGACGAAAgcgaagagaaaaagaaaggcgACGGCAAGAGGAAGAAGTCTCAGCGCCGCAAGGAAAAAGAGAAGCAGACCAAATCAAGGAGGCGAAAGAAGGAGCGGCAAGAG GTGAGCTCGCCTCCCAAGCCGCTTAATGACAGTGGCTGCCTGTTGGCGGACCACGATCTTTATGATGCAGAGGAGGTCCCAGACCTGGAGGGGCAGGAGGAGTCCCTGGATGGTGTCAGAGCTTCTGTAAAGCAGAAAGCCCAGCAGTACAAG CTTCATATGGATGAGGAAGATGGTGGGGAGGAGGAGGCTCCGATGCAGCGCAAg GAAAGGAAGGCGGCCCGTGCCAGTAAGGAGGCAATTAAGCAGCTGCACAGTGAAAGTCAGAGGCTGATCAGAG AGTCTGCTGTTGGGCTGCCATATCACATGCCAGAGCCAAAGAGCATCAATGATTTCTTCAAGAAAAGAGCACGACCAGAAGGCCCCGCCATGGCTTTGCTGAA GTCTTCGAGGTACAAGCCCCGTCTTCTGGAAGCAGCTGCTCCGCTGGTGCCAGATCCGGTCCAGACCGAAGGCTTTCAAGAACCAGTGGTGAACCCTGAGCCACAGGGCACCGCAGAGTCTGTGTCTAATTCCCAAAACAGAGAGGCCTTGGTCACTACCTCCTGTACGGAACAAGAAGCACAGGCGCAGCTGCCCACAGGTTCACCGGAAGAACCGGGACCTCTTACTGCTCAGGTCCAGCCAGCCAGGTCTGTAGCTGCAGGGGAGTCTGGAAGCCCAGCAAGCCTGGAGTGTCCGGTCCAGCCCACAGACTCTACAGAGGCAGCGGAGACGGGGTTCAAACCAGCAGATGCCCCCATGAGGGGCGTCAGGACCCGCAAGGACAAACTTGCTCGGCTGCGGGAGCTCGGGCTGGAACCGCCACCTGTGGCCAAGTTGCCTTCTGGTAATGGGACCTTTGTGGAGCTGGAGGCACCAAAGAATAATCCCG CTCTGGAGGCCCTCAAGGACCGTTTCCTCCGGCACGTCCAGCCGGCTCCACGGCCGAAAGGAGAGCGGTCCCTGCAGCTCACTGTGGTGCGGAAGGACAGCGCCCCCTCTGGCCAGGAGGAGCTGCTCGCTGAATCGATCACTTTCACCGTCCCCGAAGTGGGGGACGAACCCGTGCACACCAAGCCAG GTGAGAAGTTGACCTTCCTGAAGTCCCGCCTGCAGCAGGCCATGGCCGTCCGGCGCCAAGAGGAGAGGACCCGCCGGGCGGCGCTTGACCGCCTGGACAACGAGGACTGtgagcaggacgaggaggaggaggaggaggaacagatGACCGAATCGGAGGAGGAAGAG GGTGTAGACGAGCTTCTGGGTGACTGTGGAGAAGATGCTGGCGCCAGGAGCCCCTCTCCACTCCCCCGCGACACGGACGGCACGCTCCTGCTGTTCGCCGGCAGCTCGTGTTCTCGCATGGG AAGCGATGGCAGCAAAAAAGCTGGAGCAGGAGGCCAAGATGGTGATGGCAAGATGG ATGAAGACGACTGCCTGTCCTTGACTAAAGACAGCAGCCATAACAGCAGCTTCGAGCTGGTCGGGTCCATGATCCCGTCCTATCAGCCCATCGGCCGCGCCGGAGGCAGGGGCGTGTCCACCAGCGTGTTCCGTTCCCCGTCGCCCTGTTTATTTAGACCGAGCTTCCTGGGTTCTGCTTCCAAGGTGAGATCTTCACACACGAACACGCCTTCTTTCCGGAAACCTGCCATTTACATCCAGAACGCCTTCGTCCAGAGTTCGGGAAAGCTCTCCGAGCCGTCCATTTGTCTCCCGGTGGAAGATTCCCAGGACCTGTACGCCCAGCCGTCTCCCACTGACGCAGGTCCTCTCGGTGGTGGATCCCAGGGTCCGTTCTCCCTGGAGGAGGACACGCACTCTCAGCTGCTGGATGCCGATGGCTTTTTGAACGTAGGACCCAGAGGTGGCCACGCCCGCTCACACAAACGTCAGCTCCTGCTGGACAGCCTGGACGAAAACGCCATGGACGGCAACATGGGGGAGCTGCTGGCGCTCTGCTCCGGGGGGTTCGCCTCCGGGGGTGCCGCCCTGCAGAGCAGCAGCCAGCCGGGGGACATGGACGAGCTCCTGGGACTCTGCTCTGGAGCCTTCACCACCCCGGCGGCCCGCGAAGCCCCGGAGAAGGAACCAGAAGCAGGAGGGGGCTCTGAAGCGGGCCCTGACATGGACCAGCTGCTGGCTCTCTGCTCCGGAAAGTTCCCCAGTCCAG ATGATGACCCTTCCCCACCTTCGGCCTTCAGTCCTGCACCTCGAGAAGAACCCGTCAG TAGAAAAGAGAAtccagaggaggaagaggaggaggaagattgTGAGTTTAGGCTCCTGTCTGATGTCGACAGCCTAAGTGCTCAG GAGGACGACCAGGGAGACGAGGATTCGGAGGACGAAGAGATGCAGGCGGTGTTTGGGCGTCCTGgtggacagaagaagaagaaaat GCGCCTGGCTGAGTTCGTGGAGTCGGAGGCCGAACTGTCAGGAAGTGAAGCGGGGAGTGAGGATGATGACGAAGACGACGAAGGCGGGAGTGAGtatgaggaagaggagctgcaggaggagctgccttCAGACGAAGAGCTGCAAGATCAAGTCAACAAGATCCACAT GAAGCAGGTTCTGGACGATGACAAGCGTCGCCTGAGGATCTACCAGGAGCGCTACCTCGCAGACGGGGACCTGCATTCTgacgggccgggccgggcccgCCGCTTCCGCTGGAGGAACATCG ACCATGGCGTGGACGTGGACCGGACGGGAGACGATggcgaggaggacgaggaggacgatGTGGACCAGGCCGAGctgcagaggagaagagagCGGCTGGAGAGGGAGCAGTGGTTACGAGAGCAG GGCAGGAAAGGAGACCAGGTGGACGAGGAAGAGGACAAGTCTGGAGATGAAGACAGCCAGTTCATGAGGCTGGCCAAGAAGCTCAGTACCAGGATGCTGCAGAGGAGAGGTGAGCCGTCTTCTCAGCGTTCTTCTCCCTGCGTTGTCCAGTTCGGGTCTAATGTCCTCATGGCTGCTCCAGAACCTGCTGCACCGTTCCAGGAGAAGAAGGTCCCGCCTCCAAACCCCTTCCAGATGCCCTTCCAGCCGCCAGTG GTGAAAAGAGGTTCTCTGCTCAGTCGTCCTCGCGCGGTCCTTCAGAAGCTGGCGTCCATCTCGGACGGGAACCCCTGCGCCCCCCGAAACACCCGCGGCTTCCTGTTCCACACGCTCTCCCCCGACAAGCAGGCGCCGTCCACCGAGGCCACCAACAAACAG GCGAAGCGGGCCCGCGCCGAGTGTCCGGGCCCCGCGGCGAAGCGGCCGTGTCCCGCAGGGCCCCAGAGGAGCATCTTCAGTTACCTGGAGAGCTGA
- the LOC114771698 gene encoding claspin-like isoform X10 — MSLLAQQLQGAELPAEVPTAPGSDSDSGMGSPVEEAAAQITRVSQETQESDDDEEEVTVSRKSCCRKALPDSDSEGEVEAAGMAEALVLSASSSEEKDGHEDGEASKKPKKRICRVAPDSESDESEEKKKGDGKRKKSQRRKEKEKQTKSRRRKKERQEVSSPPKPLNDSGCLLADHDLYDAEEVPDLEGQEESLDGVRASVKQKAQQYKLHMDEEDGGEEEAPMQRKERKAARASKEAIKQLHSESQRLIRESAVGLPYHMPEPKSINDFFKKRARPEGPAMALLKSSRYKPRLLEAAAPLVPDPVQTEGFQEPVVNPEPQGTAESVSNSQNREALVTTSCTEQEAQAQLPTGSPEEPGPLTAQVQPARSVAAGESGSPASLECPVQPTDSTEAAETGFKPADAPMRGVRTRKDKLARLRELGLEPPPVAKLPSGNGTFVELEAPKNNPALEALKDRFLRHVQPAPRPKGERSLQLTVVRKDSAPSGQEELLAESITFTVPEVGDEPVHTKPGEKLTFLKSRLQQAMAVRRQEERTRRAALDRLDNEDCEQDEEEEEEEQMTESEEEEGVDELLGDCGEDAGARSPSPLPRDTDGTLLLFAGSSCSRMGDGSKKAGAGGQDGDGKMDEDDCLSLTKDSSHNSSFELVGSMIPSYQPIGRAGGRGVSTSVFRSPSPCLFRPSFLGSASKSSGKLSEPSICLPVEDSQDLYAQPSPTDAGPLGGGSQGPFSLEEDTHSQLLDADGFLNVGPRGGHARSHKRQLLLDSLDENAMDGNMGELLALCSGGFASGGAALQSSSQPGDMDELLGLCSGAFTTPAAREAPEKEPEAGGGSEAGPDMDQLLALCSGKFPSPGHNHDGTLPSTRELLHRLGVTCQCCCVRCLVSALDDDPSPPSAFSPAPREEPVSRKENPEEEEEEEDCEFRLLSDVDSLSAQEDDQGDEDSEDEEMQAVFGRPGGQKKKKMRLAEFVESEAELSGSEAGSEDDDEDDEGGSEYEEEELQEELPSDEELQDQVNKIHMKQVLDDDKRRLRIYQERYLADGDLHSDGPGRARRFRWRNIDHGVDVDRTGDDGEEDEEDDVDQAELQRRRERLEREQWLREQGRKGDQVDEEEDKSGDEDSQFMRLAKKLSTRMLQRREPAAPFQEKKVPPPNPFQMPFQPPVVKRGSLLSRPRAVLQKLASISDGNPCAPRNTRGFLFHTLSPDKQAPSTEATNKQAKRARAECPGPAAKRPCPAGPQRSIFSYLES, encoded by the exons ATGAGCCTTCTTGCCCAACAGCTG CAGGGGGCGGAGCTTCCCGCTGAGGTCCCGACAGCACCAGGGAGCGACTCGGACAGTGGGATGGGTTCTCCAGTGGAGGAAGCAGCTGCTCAAATCACCAGGGTCTCACAGGAGACACAAG AATCCGacgatgatgaggaggaggtgacAGTGAGTCGCAAGTCTTGCTGCCGGAAGGCCCTGCCAGACAGCGACAGTGAAGGGGAGGTGGAAGCAGCTGGCATGGCAGAAGCTCTTGTGTTGTCGGCCTCCAGTTCGGAGGAGAAAGACGGACACGAGGATGGAGAGGCGTCTAAGAAGCCCAAGAAGCGAATATGCCGCGTCGCTCCAGACAGTGAAAGCGACGAAAgcgaagagaaaaagaaaggcgACGGCAAGAGGAAGAAGTCTCAGCGCCGCAAGGAAAAAGAGAAGCAGACCAAATCAAGGAGGCGAAAGAAGGAGCGGCAAGAG GTGAGCTCGCCTCCCAAGCCGCTTAATGACAGTGGCTGCCTGTTGGCGGACCACGATCTTTATGATGCAGAGGAGGTCCCAGACCTGGAGGGGCAGGAGGAGTCCCTGGATGGTGTCAGAGCTTCTGTAAAGCAGAAAGCCCAGCAGTACAAG CTTCATATGGATGAGGAAGATGGTGGGGAGGAGGAGGCTCCGATGCAGCGCAAg GAAAGGAAGGCGGCCCGTGCCAGTAAGGAGGCAATTAAGCAGCTGCACAGTGAAAGTCAGAGGCTGATCAGAG AGTCTGCTGTTGGGCTGCCATATCACATGCCAGAGCCAAAGAGCATCAATGATTTCTTCAAGAAAAGAGCACGACCAGAAGGCCCCGCCATGGCTTTGCTGAA GTCTTCGAGGTACAAGCCCCGTCTTCTGGAAGCAGCTGCTCCGCTGGTGCCAGATCCGGTCCAGACCGAAGGCTTTCAAGAACCAGTGGTGAACCCTGAGCCACAGGGCACCGCAGAGTCTGTGTCTAATTCCCAAAACAGAGAGGCCTTGGTCACTACCTCCTGTACGGAACAAGAAGCACAGGCGCAGCTGCCCACAGGTTCACCGGAAGAACCGGGACCTCTTACTGCTCAGGTCCAGCCAGCCAGGTCTGTAGCTGCAGGGGAGTCTGGAAGCCCAGCAAGCCTGGAGTGTCCGGTCCAGCCCACAGACTCTACAGAGGCAGCGGAGACGGGGTTCAAACCAGCAGATGCCCCCATGAGGGGCGTCAGGACCCGCAAGGACAAACTTGCTCGGCTGCGGGAGCTCGGGCTGGAACCGCCACCTGTGGCCAAGTTGCCTTCTGGTAATGGGACCTTTGTGGAGCTGGAGGCACCAAAGAATAATCCCG CTCTGGAGGCCCTCAAGGACCGTTTCCTCCGGCACGTCCAGCCGGCTCCACGGCCGAAAGGAGAGCGGTCCCTGCAGCTCACTGTGGTGCGGAAGGACAGCGCCCCCTCTGGCCAGGAGGAGCTGCTCGCTGAATCGATCACTTTCACCGTCCCCGAAGTGGGGGACGAACCCGTGCACACCAAGCCAG GTGAGAAGTTGACCTTCCTGAAGTCCCGCCTGCAGCAGGCCATGGCCGTCCGGCGCCAAGAGGAGAGGACCCGCCGGGCGGCGCTTGACCGCCTGGACAACGAGGACTGtgagcaggacgaggaggaggaggaggaggaacagatGACCGAATCGGAGGAGGAAGAG GGTGTAGACGAGCTTCTGGGTGACTGTGGAGAAGATGCTGGCGCCAGGAGCCCCTCTCCACTCCCCCGCGACACGGACGGCACGCTCCTGCTGTTCGCCGGCAGCTCGTGTTCTCGCATGGG CGATGGCAGCAAAAAAGCTGGAGCAGGAGGCCAAGATGGTGATGGCAAGATGG ATGAAGACGACTGCCTGTCCTTGACTAAAGACAGCAGCCATAACAGCAGCTTCGAGCTGGTCGGGTCCATGATCCCGTCCTATCAGCCCATCGGCCGCGCCGGAGGCAGGGGCGTGTCCACCAGCGTGTTCCGTTCCCCGTCGCCCTGTTTATTTAGACCGAGCTTCCTGGGTTCTGCTTCCAAG AGTTCGGGAAAGCTCTCCGAGCCGTCCATTTGTCTCCCGGTGGAAGATTCCCAGGACCTGTACGCCCAGCCGTCTCCCACTGACGCAGGTCCTCTCGGTGGTGGATCCCAGGGTCCGTTCTCCCTGGAGGAGGACACGCACTCTCAGCTGCTGGATGCCGATGGCTTTTTGAACGTAGGACCCAGAGGTGGCCACGCCCGCTCACACAAACGTCAGCTCCTGCTGGACAGCCTGGACGAAAACGCCATGGACGGCAACATGGGGGAGCTGCTGGCGCTCTGCTCCGGGGGGTTCGCCTCCGGGGGTGCCGCCCTGCAGAGCAGCAGCCAGCCGGGGGACATGGACGAGCTCCTGGGACTCTGCTCTGGAGCCTTCACCACCCCGGCGGCCCGCGAAGCCCCGGAGAAGGAACCAGAAGCAGGAGGGGGCTCTGAAGCGGGCCCTGACATGGACCAGCTGCTGGCTCTCTGCTCCGGAAAGTTCCCCAGTCCAGGTCACAACCATGACGGCACCTTGCCCTCGACACGTGAACTTCTCCACCGGCTTGGTGTGACATGTCAGTGTTGCTGTGTAAGGTGTCTGGTTTCTGCTTTAGATGATGACCCTTCCCCACCTTCGGCCTTCAGTCCTGCACCTCGAGAAGAACCCGTCAG TAGAAAAGAGAAtccagaggaggaagaggaggaggaagattgTGAGTTTAGGCTCCTGTCTGATGTCGACAGCCTAAGTGCTCAG GAGGACGACCAGGGAGACGAGGATTCGGAGGACGAAGAGATGCAGGCGGTGTTTGGGCGTCCTGgtggacagaagaagaagaaaat GCGCCTGGCTGAGTTCGTGGAGTCGGAGGCCGAACTGTCAGGAAGTGAAGCGGGGAGTGAGGATGATGACGAAGACGACGAAGGCGGGAGTGAGtatgaggaagaggagctgcaggaggagctgccttCAGACGAAGAGCTGCAAGATCAAGTCAACAAGATCCACAT GAAGCAGGTTCTGGACGATGACAAGCGTCGCCTGAGGATCTACCAGGAGCGCTACCTCGCAGACGGGGACCTGCATTCTgacgggccgggccgggcccgCCGCTTCCGCTGGAGGAACATCG ACCATGGCGTGGACGTGGACCGGACGGGAGACGATggcgaggaggacgaggaggacgatGTGGACCAGGCCGAGctgcagaggagaagagagCGGCTGGAGAGGGAGCAGTGGTTACGAGAGCAG GGCAGGAAAGGAGACCAGGTGGACGAGGAAGAGGACAAGTCTGGAGATGAAGACAGCCAGTTCATGAGGCTGGCCAAGAAGCTCAGTACCAGGATGCTGCAGAGGAGAG AACCTGCTGCACCGTTCCAGGAGAAGAAGGTCCCGCCTCCAAACCCCTTCCAGATGCCCTTCCAGCCGCCAGTG GTGAAAAGAGGTTCTCTGCTCAGTCGTCCTCGCGCGGTCCTTCAGAAGCTGGCGTCCATCTCGGACGGGAACCCCTGCGCCCCCCGAAACACCCGCGGCTTCCTGTTCCACACGCTCTCCCCCGACAAGCAGGCGCCGTCCACCGAGGCCACCAACAAACAG GCGAAGCGGGCCCGCGCCGAGTGTCCGGGCCCCGCGGCGAAGCGGCCGTGTCCCGCAGGGCCCCAGAGGAGCATCTTCAGTTACCTGGAGAGCTGA